A stretch of the Malus sylvestris chromosome 10, drMalSylv7.2, whole genome shotgun sequence genome encodes the following:
- the LOC126587327 gene encoding probable WRKY transcription factor 21 isoform X1: protein MVVVVDMEEVEEANKTAVESCHRVLSLLSQPQEQVQYRNLTVETGKAVSRFKKVVSILKTGLGHARVRKLKKLQIPFPERILLDNPISIADRPSKTPHFLQSSFPEIPTQDLSLDVKSALCLGNPSLELSTNGKTPIHPAQQVPPAQYHLLQQQRQHQQHQQQQQLQQRMLLQQHQMKQQTEMMYRRSNSGINLNFDSSSCTPTMSSTRSFISSLSIDGSVANFDGNSFHLIGAPLSSDQNSQHKRKCSARGDDGSVKCGGSSGRCHCSKKRKHRVKRSIKVPAISNKLADIPPDDYSWRKYGQKPIKGSPHPRGYYKCSSMRGCPARKHVERCLEEPSMLMVTYEGEHNHPRIPSQSTTT, encoded by the exons ATGGTTGTTGTTGTAGATATGGAGGAAGTTGAAGAAGCTAACAAAACAGCTGTTGAGAGCTGCCATAGAGTTCTTAGCCTATTGTCTCAGCCACAGGAACAAGTTCAGTATAGGAATCTAACGGTGGAAACTGGAAAGGCTGTGTCTAGGTTTAAGAAAGTTGTTTCCATTCTCAAAACTGGTTTAGGTCATGCCAGAGTTAGAAAGCTTAAGAAGCTTCAAATCCCTTTTCCTGAAAGAATCCTTTTGGATAATCCTATATCGATTGCGGACCGTCCATCCAAAACTCCCCACTTTCTTCAATCTAGCTTCCCTGAAATCCCAACTCAAGATTTGAGTTTAGATGTTAAAAGTGCGTTGTGTTTGGGGAATCCATCGTTGGAATTGAGTACTAATGGAAAAACCCCAATTCACCCTGCCCAACAAGTGCCGCCCGCTCAATATCACTTGCTTCAGCAACAACGGCAGCACCAgcaacatcaacaacaacagcaaCTGCAGCAGAGGATGTTACTTCAGCAGCACCAGATGAAGCAGCAAACGGAAATGATGTATCGTAGGAGCAATAGTGGCATAAATCTGAATTTTGATAGCTCTAGCTGCACACCTACAATGTCATCTACAAGATCCTTCATTTCTTCCTTGAGCATAGATGGAAGTGTGGCTAACTTCGATGGTAATTCCTTTCATTTGATCGGGGCTCCTCTCTCTTCGGATCAGAATTCACAACATAAGAGGAAGTGTTCTGCTAGGGGAGACGATGGGAGTGTAAAATGCGGTGGTAGCAGTGGTAGATGTCACTGCTCAAAGAAGAG GAAGCATAGGGTTAAAAGGTCAATTAAGGTGCCTGCTATCAGTAACAAGCTTGCAGATATCCCTCCTGATGATTATTCATGGCGGAAATATGGCCAGAAGCCAATCAAGGGTTCCCCTCACCCTAG GGGATACTATAAATGCAGTAGCATGAGAGGTTGTCCAGCAAGGAAGCATGTCGAGAGGTGCTTGGAAGAACCATCCATGCTTATGGTTACCTACGAAGGTGAGCATAACCACCCAAGGATACCATCGCAATCCACAACAACATGA
- the LOC126587327 gene encoding probable WRKY transcription factor 21 isoform X2 has protein sequence MEEVEEANKTAVESCHRVLSLLSQPQEQVQYRNLTVETGKAVSRFKKVVSILKTGLGHARVRKLKKLQIPFPERILLDNPISIADRPSKTPHFLQSSFPEIPTQDLSLDVKSALCLGNPSLELSTNGKTPIHPAQQVPPAQYHLLQQQRQHQQHQQQQQLQQRMLLQQHQMKQQTEMMYRRSNSGINLNFDSSSCTPTMSSTRSFISSLSIDGSVANFDGNSFHLIGAPLSSDQNSQHKRKCSARGDDGSVKCGGSSGRCHCSKKRKHRVKRSIKVPAISNKLADIPPDDYSWRKYGQKPIKGSPHPRGYYKCSSMRGCPARKHVERCLEEPSMLMVTYEGEHNHPRIPSQSTTT, from the exons ATGGAGGAAGTTGAAGAAGCTAACAAAACAGCTGTTGAGAGCTGCCATAGAGTTCTTAGCCTATTGTCTCAGCCACAGGAACAAGTTCAGTATAGGAATCTAACGGTGGAAACTGGAAAGGCTGTGTCTAGGTTTAAGAAAGTTGTTTCCATTCTCAAAACTGGTTTAGGTCATGCCAGAGTTAGAAAGCTTAAGAAGCTTCAAATCCCTTTTCCTGAAAGAATCCTTTTGGATAATCCTATATCGATTGCGGACCGTCCATCCAAAACTCCCCACTTTCTTCAATCTAGCTTCCCTGAAATCCCAACTCAAGATTTGAGTTTAGATGTTAAAAGTGCGTTGTGTTTGGGGAATCCATCGTTGGAATTGAGTACTAATGGAAAAACCCCAATTCACCCTGCCCAACAAGTGCCGCCCGCTCAATATCACTTGCTTCAGCAACAACGGCAGCACCAgcaacatcaacaacaacagcaaCTGCAGCAGAGGATGTTACTTCAGCAGCACCAGATGAAGCAGCAAACGGAAATGATGTATCGTAGGAGCAATAGTGGCATAAATCTGAATTTTGATAGCTCTAGCTGCACACCTACAATGTCATCTACAAGATCCTTCATTTCTTCCTTGAGCATAGATGGAAGTGTGGCTAACTTCGATGGTAATTCCTTTCATTTGATCGGGGCTCCTCTCTCTTCGGATCAGAATTCACAACATAAGAGGAAGTGTTCTGCTAGGGGAGACGATGGGAGTGTAAAATGCGGTGGTAGCAGTGGTAGATGTCACTGCTCAAAGAAGAG GAAGCATAGGGTTAAAAGGTCAATTAAGGTGCCTGCTATCAGTAACAAGCTTGCAGATATCCCTCCTGATGATTATTCATGGCGGAAATATGGCCAGAAGCCAATCAAGGGTTCCCCTCACCCTAG GGGATACTATAAATGCAGTAGCATGAGAGGTTGTCCAGCAAGGAAGCATGTCGAGAGGTGCTTGGAAGAACCATCCATGCTTATGGTTACCTACGAAGGTGAGCATAACCACCCAAGGATACCATCGCAATCCACAACAACATGA
- the LOC126584750 gene encoding signal recognition particle 9 kDa protein produces the protein MVYITSWDEFVERSVQLFRADPESTRYVMKYRHCEGKLVLKVTDNKECLKFKTDQAQDAKKMEKLNNIFFTLMSRGPEADPSEVTGKDQMDAQPTKKGRGRKQ, from the exons ATGGTTTACATAACTTCCTGGGACGAGTTCGTCGAGCGATCCGTCCAGCTTTTCCGCGCCGATCCCGAATCT ACTCGTTACGTGATGAAGTACCGGCATTGCGAGGGGAAATTGGTTCTCAAAGTCACCGATAATAAAGAG TGTCTGAAATTCAAAACAGACCAGGCACAAGACGCTAAGAAGATGGAGAAACTCAACAACATATTCTTCACTTTGATGTCCCGAGGTCCTGAAG CGGATCCATCAGAAGTTACTGGGAAAGACCAGATGGACGCACAGCCAACCAAGAAAGGACGGGGACGAAAACAATAG
- the LOC126584719 gene encoding GABA transporter 1-like — protein sequence MSLPLPDPTAEAPKDEQVEVDHEGQVAQEEEEAKHGQGTWRHAAFHVATTIATPAAYAPLPFALASLGWPLGVSSLVGATLATWYSSFLVASLWKWDGKKHVTYRHLAKSIFGFWGYWSIAFFQQVASIGNNIAIQIAAGSSLKAVYKYYHSEGSLTLQHFIIFFGAFELLLSQLPDIHSLRWVNALCTFSTIGFAGTTIGVTIYNGKKIDRKSVSYSLDGSSSSKAFRAFNALGAIAFSFGDAMLPEIQNTVREPAKKNMYKGVSAAYGVIVLSYWQLAFTGYWAFGSQVQPYILSSLTVPQWTIVMANLFAVIQISGCFQIYCRPTYAYFEEGLLSHKTTSTSHFWLRKTLIRLAFTSIYMVLITLVAAAMPFFGDFVSICGAIGFTPLDFVFPALAYLKARRRRQTQNTKMYLSLLLLNFALVAWFSVVAVLGCIGAVKFIVEDVKTYQFFHDM from the exons ATGTCACTTCCACTACCGGATCCAACAGCAGAAGCACCAAAAGATGAACAAGTGGAGGTGGATCATGAAGGGCAAGTagcacaagaagaagaagaagcaaaacaTGGTCAAGGCACGTGGAGGCACGCCGCTTTCCACGTGGCCACCACGATTGCTACCCCTGCCGCCTATGCTCCCCTGCCTTTCGCTTTGGCCTCTCTCGGCTGGCCTCTTG GGGTGAGCAGTTTGGTGGGAGCAACACTAGCCACGTGGTATTCAAGCTTTCTCGTTGCATCTCTGTGGAAATGGGATGGGAAGAAACACGTCACCTATCGCCACCTGGCAAAAAGCATTTTTG gGTTCTGGGGTTATTGGTCAATTGCATTTTTTCAACAGGTGGCCTCTATAGGCAATAATATAGCCATTCAGATTGCAGCTGGAAGCAGCCTTAAG GCTGTATACAAATATTATCACAGTGAAGGTAGCTTAACCCTGCAGcacttcatcattttctttgggGCATTTGAACTCTTGCTTTCTCAGCTGCCAGATATCCACTCACTGAGATGGGTAAATGCCCTGTGCACTTTCAGCACCATTGGCTTTGCTGGCACAACAATTGGTGTCACAATTTATAACG GGAAAAAGATTGACAGAAAATCAGTCAGTTATAGTTTGGATGGAAGCTCATCTTCTAAGGCCTTCAGAGCCTTTAACGCTCTTGGCGCAATTGCCTTTTCCTTTGGAGATGCAATGCTTCCGGAGATCCAG AATACAGTGAGAGAACCTGCAAAGAAGAACATGTATAAAGGTGTATCAGcagcatatggtgtcattgtGTTGAGTTACTGGCAGTTGGCCTTCACTGGGTACTGGGCTTTTGGCTCACAAGTGCAACCTTACATCTTGTCTTCTCTAACTGTTCCCCAATGGACCATTGTCATGGCCAATCTTTTTGCTGTCATACAAATTTCAGGATGTTTTCAG ATATATTGCAGGCCAACATATGCCTACTTTGAGGAGGGACTCCTGTCACACAAAACCACCAGCACCAGTCATTTCTGGCTCCGAAAAACCCTAATTCGGCTTGCTTTCACCTCCATTTATATGGTTCTGATCACTCTTGTTGCAGCAGCCATGCCTTTCTTTGGGGACTTTGTGTCAATCTGTGGAGCAATTGGGTTCACACCTTTGGACTTTGTGTTCCCTGCTTTGGCATATTTAAAAGCTAGAAGAAGAAGGCAGACCCAAAACACCAAAATGTACCTTTCTTTGCTACTTCTCAACTTTGCATTGGTTGCTTGGTTCTCTGTTGTGGCAGTTTTGGGCTGCATTGGTGCTGTCAAGTTTATAGTGGAAGATGTCAAGACTTACCAATTCTTTCATGATATGTAA
- the LOC126586679 gene encoding PRA1 family protein F2-like, translating into MSLDSPPHYGTHPSTTASPEPFSRARTTTQSFFATRRPWLELVYPLSSFTRPYTFGEATVRIKRNLGHFSVNYTMLVLFVLFLSLLWHPVSLIVFLLVFIAWFFLYFFRDEPLVIFHRIVDDRVILGILAVVTVVALVFTHVWLNVLVSILIGVAIVGLHSAFRGTEDLYADEQEAAEGGLLSVVGSPPRTRYSGI; encoded by the coding sequence ATGTCTTTAGATTCGCCACCGCACTACGGCACACATCCTTCCACTACCGCCTCGCCCGAACCCTTCTCACGCGCCAGAACCACGACCCAGTCCTTCTTCGCAACGCGCCGCCCATGGCTCGAGCTCGTCTATCCCCTCTCCAGCTTCACGCGCCCCTACACCTTCGGCGAAGCCACCGTCCGAATCAAGCGCAACCTCGGCCACTTCAGCGTAAACTACACGATGCTCGTCCTCTTTGTCCTCTTCCTCAGCCTCCTCTGGCACCCAGTCTCCCTCATTGTCTTCCTCCTCGTCTTCATCGCCTGGTTCTTCCTCTACTTCTTCCGCGACGAACCGCTCGTAATTTTCCACCGAATCGTCGACGACCGCGTCATTTTGGGGATTCTCGCCGTCGTCACCGTCGTGGCTCTAGTTTTCACGCACGTGTGGCTGAACGTGCTGGTGTCGATTCTGATTGGGGTCGCGATTGTTGGGTTGCACTCGGCGTTTAGGGGAACGGAGGATTTGTATGCCGACGAGCAGGAAGCTGCCGAAGGTGGGTTGCTCTCGGTTGTGGGCAGTCCCCCGCGGACTCGGTACAGCGGCATTTAG
- the LOC126586678 gene encoding E3 ubiquitin protein ligase DRIP2-like — MANPVVRVRRETIAACMTCPLCDKLFRDATTISECLHTFCRKCIYNKISDEELEVCPICNIDLGCVPLEKLRPDHSLQDVRAKIFPFKRRKVSAPEVMPSVTLPARRKERSLSSLVVSTPRVSTQATMTGRRTKAVARKASALQASSFLVERPIMKEEGSAEDHPESSSSPEVSNKSGQNNKQSSFSAEPSQPVSNKETENGGEPWEGKLDLWKPLNCLVEVANRTKSFKSNSQGSENKVEPGHVIASEPQVRKSKNKENKHKLKVEGEKNSNYPASPETVKPKKLRRIRRKRESFGESSISPQAVLDAAIGKHERRAGPIWFSLVASEDQEGDEPLPQILTSYLRIKDGSVPVSFIHKYLMRKLDLTSEADVEIKCMGQPVVPTLEMYNLVDLWLQTASPSERITAPIGSSAKDFVMVLAYSRKVSNS; from the exons ATGGCGAATCCAGTGGTGAGAGTGAGGAGGGAGACGATTGCAGCATGCATGACTTGTCCTCTCTGCGATAAGCTCTTCAGAGACGCCACCACCATATCTGAATGCCTTCACACGT TTTGCAGGAAGTGCATATATAATAAGATTTCAGACGAGGAACTAGAAGTCTGTCCAATATGCAACATAGACCTGGGTTGTGTTCCACTGGAGAAATTAAG GCCAGATCACAGCTTGCAAGATGTAAGGGCAAAGATTTTCCCTTTTAAAAGAAGAAAGGTTAGTGCACCTGAAGTTATGCCTTCAGTTACATTACCAgcaaggagaaaggagagaTCTCTCTCGTCGTTGGTGGTCAGCACTCCCAGAGTTTCAACACAAGCTACCATGACGGGAAGGAGAACAAAAGCTGTTGCGAGAAAGGCTTCTGCTTTACAGGCATCCAGTTTTTTGGTTGAGAGGCCTATTATGAAAGAGGAAGGTTCCGCGGAAGATCACCCTGAGAGCAGCAGCTCACCTGAGGTCTCAAATAAGTCTGGTCAAAATAACAAGCAG AGTTCTTTTTCTGCTGAGCCTAGCCAACCTGTATCCAATAAAGAAACTGAGAATGGCGGTGAACCATGGGAAGGGAAATTGGATCTCTGGAAACCATTAAATTGTTTGGTTGAAGTTGCGAATAGGACCAAGTCTTTCAAATCCAACTCCCAAGGGTCTGAAAATAAAGTAGAACCGGGGCATGTCATTGCCAGTGAACCTCAGGTTCGCAAGtccaaaaataaggaaaacaaacacaaattGAAAGTAGAGGGGGAAAAGAACAGTAATTATCCTGCCTCTCCAGAAACAGTAAAACCTAAAAAGCTGCGTAGGATTCGACGAAAGAGGGAATCCTTTGGAGAATCAAGCATTTCACCCCAAGCTGTTCTGGATGCAGCCATTGGCAAACATGAAAGAAGGGCTGGTCCAATCTGGTTCTCACTCGTAGCTTCTGAAGATCA GGAAGGAGATGAACCCTTGCCTCAAATTCTGACGAGTTACTTAAGAATAAA AGATGGAAGTGTGCCAGTCTCGTTCATCCACAAATACCTAATGAGGAAACTAGATCTCACTAGCGAAGCCGAT GTTGAGATCAAATGTATGGGGCAACCAGTGGTTCCCACATTAGAGATGTATAATTTAGTTGATCTGTGGCTGCAAACGGCATCACCTTCAGAACGAATTACAGCACCCATCGGGTCCTCTGCGAAAGATTTTGTGATGGTGCTGGCTTATTCCCGAAAGGTCTCAAACTCCTAA
- the LOC126587617 gene encoding magnesium transporter MRS2-I-like, with the protein MCALEMARDGLLVPAAAETALTQAQASAAAKKKTTSLRSWISLDHDGQGTVLDLDKHAIIRRVQIHARDLRLLDPLLSYPSTILGREKVIVLNLEHIKAIITADEVLLRDPLDDNVLPIVEELQRRLPPSSANFNGQGEEEDASGVQKDGETDDENEFPFEFRALEVALEGICSFLDAQTRQLEAAAYPALDELTSKISSRNLDRVRKLKSAMTRLTNRVQKVRDELEQLLDDDDDMADLYLSRKMVGTSPISDSGAPNWSLASPTITIGSKVSRTSRASAATTVEEENDVEELEMLLEAYFMQIDGTLNKLTTLREYIDDTEDYINIQLDNHRNQLIQLELFLSSGTVCLSMCSLVAAIFGMNIPYTWNDGHEYVFKWVIIVTGMVCASLFLLIMSYAQHKGLVGS; encoded by the exons ATGTGCGCTCTGGAAATGGCCCGAGATGGGCTGCTGGTCCCGGCGGCGGCGGAGACTGCTCTGACGCAAGCTCAAGCCTCCGCCGCTGCCAAGAAGAAGACTACATCTTTGAGAAGCTGGATTTCGCTGGACCATGACGGGCAGGGAACGGTTTTGGATTTGGACAAGCACGCCATTATCCGCCGAGTTCAGATTCACGCTCGAGATCTTCGGCTTCTCGATCCATTGTTATCGTATCCGTCTACAATATTGGGCAGAGAGAAAGTCATTGTTCTTAATTTGGAG CACATCAAAGCAATAATCACAGCGGATGAG GTATTGCTTAGAGACCCACTTGATGATAATGTACTACCTATTGTTGAGGAACTTCAAAGACGCTTGCCTCCATCAAGCGCCAATTTCAATGgccaaggagaagaagaagatgcttCTGGGGTACAAAAAGATGGCGAAACCGATGACGAAAACG AATTCCCATTCGAATTCCGAGCTTTAGAAGTTGCACTAGAAGGTATTTGTAGTTTTCTTGATGCGCAGACTAGACAACTTGAGGCTGCTGCTTATCCGGCTTTAGATGAGCTGACCTCCAAG ATTAGCAGTCGTAATTTGGATCGTGTGCGTAAGTTGAAGAGTGCAATGACCAGGTTGACGAATAGGGTTCAAAAG GTAAGAGATGAACTCGAACAACTTCTTGATGACGATGATGACATGGCAGACCTTTACTTATCAAGAAAGATGGTCGGGACTTCACCTATCAGCGACTCTGGTGCTCCAAATTGGTCTCTCGCCTCACCTACTATAACTATAGGGTCAAAGGTATCCAGAACAAGCAGGGCGAGTGCAGCAACAACGGTTGAAGAGGAGAATGATGTCGAGGAACTTGAAATGTTGCTCGAG GCTTACTTTATGCAAATTGATGGTACATTGAATAAATTGACAACG CTGCGCGAATACATCGATGACACAGAGGATTACATTAATATCCAG CTTGACAATCATCGGAATCAGCTAATTCAG CTAGAGCTGTTCCTAAGTTCTGGAACTGTTTGTTTGTCTATGTGTTCTTTGGTGGCCGCAATTTTTGGCATGAACATCCCGTATACTTGGAACGATGGTCATGAATACGTATTCAAATGG GTGATCATCGTCACGGGGATGGTTTGCGCCTCCCTTTTCTTGTTGATAATGTCGTATGCTCAGCACAAAGGTCTCGTTGGATCTTGA
- the LOC126585877 gene encoding probable galacturonosyltransferase 6 isoform X1, producing MKLFRRCQRILILALLCVSVFAPIVFVSQRLKNVMPTGREEFIEDLSNIKYRTDSVKLSVEQESSESLKEPRKVLYEDADLLSTVNYTRKEINVDKESGNVRDATDMLERTGDGIKYESNKGDKQLQLREILTMSGEKKQLNKQDQNVHSQSGEVIDERIRQMKDVKPNRAVQHDQNAHLNLKKVTEKINEMKDQVIRAKAYLSFAPPGSKSSLVKELKLRIKEVERAIGGATKDSDLSRSALQRMRNMESSLSKASHTYPDCSSMSTKLRAMTQNAEEQVQSQKKQVSFLFNLAASTAPKGLHCLSMQLTAEYFALDSKERQFPNQKKLHDSKLYHYAVFSNNVLACTVVVNSTVSTALKPEKIVFHVVTDALNFPAISMWFLLNPPGKATIQVQSIDSFEWLSTKYNTRFRQNSSDPRYTSELNHLRFYLPYIFPALKKIVLFDHDVVVQKDLSRLWSVDMKGKVNGAVENCQESETSFLRMDTYINFSDPFVAKKFDANACTWAFGMNLFDLQEWRRKDLTKLYHKYLKMGYRRPLWVAGSLPLGWVTFYNQTVALDRRWHILGLGYDSDVVHADIDRAAVIHYDGIMKPWLDIAIARYKDYWRKYVNYDDSHLQQCNIHA from the exons ATGAAGCTGTTTCGTCGATGccagaggatcctcatcctcgCTCTGCTCTGCGTCTCTGTTTTCGCGCCCATCGTCTTCGTCTCCCAGAGACTAAAAAATGTCATGCCTACTG GGCGGGAGGAGTTCATAGAGGATTTGTCGAATATT AAATACCGGACTGATAGTGTGAAGCTTAGCGTCGAGCAG GAATCGAGTGAAAGCTTGAAAGAGCCGAGAAAAGTTTTATACGAAGATGCAGATTTGCTTTCCACAGTTAATTATACTCGTAAAGAGATTAATGTTGATAAGGAATCCGGAAATGTTAGGGACGCTACTGATATGTTGGAAAGAACTGGAGACG GAATCAAATATGAGAGCAACAAAGGAGATAAGCAACTTCAGCTGAGAGAAATATTAACCATGTCTGGGGAAAAG AAGCAATTGAACAAACAGGATCAGAATGTACACTCTCAGTCAGGGGAAGTAATAGATGAGAGAATAAGACAGATGAAAGACGTAAAACCTAATCGTGCAGTTCAACACGATCAGAATGCacatttaaatttaaagaaagttacaGAGAAGATAAATGAGATGAAAGATCAAGTGATTAGAGCTAAAGCATACTTGAGTTTTGCACCACCAGGCAGTAAGTCAAGTTTAGTGAAGGAGTTGAAACTGCGAATTAAAGAGGTAGAACGAGCAATTGGTGGAGCCACCAAGGATTCAGATTTATCAAGGAG TGCCTTGCAGAGAATGAGAAACATGGAGTCTTCACTATCTAAAGCCAGCCATACATACCCAGATTGCTCTTCCATGTCCACAAAGCTCCGTGCTATGACTCAAAATGCTGAAGAGCAAGTTCAGTCGCAGAAGAAGCAAGTCTCTTTTCTGTTCAACCTCGCTGCAAGCACAGCCCCGAAAGGTCTACATTGTCTTTCTATGCAGCTGACTGCAGAATACTTTGCTCTGGATTCCAAGGAGAGGCAGTTTCCTAACCAGAAAAAGTTGCATGATTCAAAGCTCTATCATTATGCTGTTTTCTCCAACAATGTTCTGGCATGTACAGTGGTTGTGAACTCCACTGTTTCCACTGCCTTG AAACCAGAGAAGATTGTTTTCCATGTGGTGACTGATGCACTCAATTTTCCAGCAATCTCAATGTGGTTCTTATTAAATCCTCCTGGAAAAGCCACAATCCAAGTCCAGAGCATAGATAGTTTCGAATGGTTGTCGACCAAGTACAATACAAGATTTAGGCAAAACTCCAGTGACCCTAGGTATACTTCCGAACTCAACCACCTCCGTTTCTATCTGCCATATATCTTCCCGGCATTGAAAAAGATTGTGCTCTTTGACCATGATGTGGTGGTGCAAAAGGATCTAAGTAGATTATGGAGTGTTGATATGAAGGGAAAAGTAAATGGAGCAGTTGAAAATTGTCAGGAGAGTGAAACTTCCTTCCTTCGGATGGATACATACATCAACTTCTCAGATCCATTTGTGGCAAAGAAGTTTGATGCCAATGCATGCACGTGGGCATTTGGGATGAATTTGTTTGACCTTCAAGAGTGGAGGAGAAAAGATCTGACTAAACTCTACCACAAATACTTGAAAATG GGTTATAGAAGGCCATTGTGGGTGGCTGGGAGTTTGCCCTTAGGTTGGGTCACCTTCTATAACCAGACGGTAGCTTTGGACAGGCGGTGGCACATCCTTGGGCTGGGTTACGACTCAGATGTGGTTCATGCTGACATTGATCGAGCGGCAGTAATACACTATGATGGAATCATGAAGCCATGGTTAGACATCGCGATTGCGAGGTACAAGGATTATTGGAGAAAATATGTCAACTATGACGACTCTCATCTGCAACAGTGCAACATTCATGCGTAG
- the LOC126585877 gene encoding probable galacturonosyltransferase 6 isoform X2 translates to MKLFRRCQRILILALLCVSVFAPIVFVSQRLKNVMPTGREEFIEDLSNIKYRTDSVKLSVEQESSESLKEPRKVLYEDADLLSTVNYTRKEINVDKESGNVRDATDMLERTGDGIKYESNKGDKQLQLREILTMSGEKQLNKQDQNVHSQSGEVIDERIRQMKDVKPNRAVQHDQNAHLNLKKVTEKINEMKDQVIRAKAYLSFAPPGSKSSLVKELKLRIKEVERAIGGATKDSDLSRSALQRMRNMESSLSKASHTYPDCSSMSTKLRAMTQNAEEQVQSQKKQVSFLFNLAASTAPKGLHCLSMQLTAEYFALDSKERQFPNQKKLHDSKLYHYAVFSNNVLACTVVVNSTVSTALKPEKIVFHVVTDALNFPAISMWFLLNPPGKATIQVQSIDSFEWLSTKYNTRFRQNSSDPRYTSELNHLRFYLPYIFPALKKIVLFDHDVVVQKDLSRLWSVDMKGKVNGAVENCQESETSFLRMDTYINFSDPFVAKKFDANACTWAFGMNLFDLQEWRRKDLTKLYHKYLKMGYRRPLWVAGSLPLGWVTFYNQTVALDRRWHILGLGYDSDVVHADIDRAAVIHYDGIMKPWLDIAIARYKDYWRKYVNYDDSHLQQCNIHA, encoded by the exons ATGAAGCTGTTTCGTCGATGccagaggatcctcatcctcgCTCTGCTCTGCGTCTCTGTTTTCGCGCCCATCGTCTTCGTCTCCCAGAGACTAAAAAATGTCATGCCTACTG GGCGGGAGGAGTTCATAGAGGATTTGTCGAATATT AAATACCGGACTGATAGTGTGAAGCTTAGCGTCGAGCAG GAATCGAGTGAAAGCTTGAAAGAGCCGAGAAAAGTTTTATACGAAGATGCAGATTTGCTTTCCACAGTTAATTATACTCGTAAAGAGATTAATGTTGATAAGGAATCCGGAAATGTTAGGGACGCTACTGATATGTTGGAAAGAACTGGAGACG GAATCAAATATGAGAGCAACAAAGGAGATAAGCAACTTCAGCTGAGAGAAATATTAACCATGTCTGGGGAAAAG CAATTGAACAAACAGGATCAGAATGTACACTCTCAGTCAGGGGAAGTAATAGATGAGAGAATAAGACAGATGAAAGACGTAAAACCTAATCGTGCAGTTCAACACGATCAGAATGCacatttaaatttaaagaaagttacaGAGAAGATAAATGAGATGAAAGATCAAGTGATTAGAGCTAAAGCATACTTGAGTTTTGCACCACCAGGCAGTAAGTCAAGTTTAGTGAAGGAGTTGAAACTGCGAATTAAAGAGGTAGAACGAGCAATTGGTGGAGCCACCAAGGATTCAGATTTATCAAGGAG TGCCTTGCAGAGAATGAGAAACATGGAGTCTTCACTATCTAAAGCCAGCCATACATACCCAGATTGCTCTTCCATGTCCACAAAGCTCCGTGCTATGACTCAAAATGCTGAAGAGCAAGTTCAGTCGCAGAAGAAGCAAGTCTCTTTTCTGTTCAACCTCGCTGCAAGCACAGCCCCGAAAGGTCTACATTGTCTTTCTATGCAGCTGACTGCAGAATACTTTGCTCTGGATTCCAAGGAGAGGCAGTTTCCTAACCAGAAAAAGTTGCATGATTCAAAGCTCTATCATTATGCTGTTTTCTCCAACAATGTTCTGGCATGTACAGTGGTTGTGAACTCCACTGTTTCCACTGCCTTG AAACCAGAGAAGATTGTTTTCCATGTGGTGACTGATGCACTCAATTTTCCAGCAATCTCAATGTGGTTCTTATTAAATCCTCCTGGAAAAGCCACAATCCAAGTCCAGAGCATAGATAGTTTCGAATGGTTGTCGACCAAGTACAATACAAGATTTAGGCAAAACTCCAGTGACCCTAGGTATACTTCCGAACTCAACCACCTCCGTTTCTATCTGCCATATATCTTCCCGGCATTGAAAAAGATTGTGCTCTTTGACCATGATGTGGTGGTGCAAAAGGATCTAAGTAGATTATGGAGTGTTGATATGAAGGGAAAAGTAAATGGAGCAGTTGAAAATTGTCAGGAGAGTGAAACTTCCTTCCTTCGGATGGATACATACATCAACTTCTCAGATCCATTTGTGGCAAAGAAGTTTGATGCCAATGCATGCACGTGGGCATTTGGGATGAATTTGTTTGACCTTCAAGAGTGGAGGAGAAAAGATCTGACTAAACTCTACCACAAATACTTGAAAATG GGTTATAGAAGGCCATTGTGGGTGGCTGGGAGTTTGCCCTTAGGTTGGGTCACCTTCTATAACCAGACGGTAGCTTTGGACAGGCGGTGGCACATCCTTGGGCTGGGTTACGACTCAGATGTGGTTCATGCTGACATTGATCGAGCGGCAGTAATACACTATGATGGAATCATGAAGCCATGGTTAGACATCGCGATTGCGAGGTACAAGGATTATTGGAGAAAATATGTCAACTATGACGACTCTCATCTGCAACAGTGCAACATTCATGCGTAG